In Methanococcoides sp. LMO-2, the genomic stretch CCTGATATACCATTGTTCCTATTCCCTTATCAGTGAAAAGCTCAAGCAGGACTGAATGGGATACACTTCCATCAATTATGTGAACGCGTTCCACACCGCCAAGGACACTTGCTTTGGCACTTCTCATTTTAGGGATCATACCCCCGCCGATAACATCTTCCTCTATCAGAGGTTCCACATCATCCACACTGATGCGGGAGATACGGCTGGATGTATCTGACTGGTCCCTGAGAACACCAGGTACATCTGTCATCAATATCAGTTTCTTCGCATGCAGGGCATCTGCCAGATCGCCTGCGACCGTATCAGCATTGATGTTCAATGCATTACCCTCGGCATCCATTGCGATAGGAGAGATCACAGGGATATAATCGTTGGCTGTTACAATGTTGATAAGCTCGGGATTAATGATCTCGGTCTCTCCGACCCAGCCAAGGTCCACATCATGTTCAACATCCTCGATCATGATCTTCTGAGTGGCCTTTTTCTTAGCCATGATCATTTTCCCATCCTTTCCGGAAAGACCTACGCCTTTTCCACCATGCTTACCTATGAGGGATACGATCTTTGTATTAATGTTACCCACAAGGACCATGCGTGCGATCTCCATGGTCTCATCGTCAGTTATTCTCAATCCACCTACAAACTCCGGCTTCTTCCCCATACGCTCCATCTTTTCAGTGATCTCAGGACCACCGCCATGAACGATCACAGGATGAATACCAACAAAACGCAAAAGAACGACATCCTGAATGATATCGCTCATAACAGAAGGATTGACCATTGCATGCCCTCCGACCTTGATCACCATTACAGAACCATAGAAGTCCCGGATGTACGGTAGGGCTTCGATCAGAACATTCTCTCTTTTTCCTGTCATATGGATACAATAACGAATCTCATTTTATAAAGCTTTTTGATATATGACATATGAGCATATGAAATGAAAAGAGAATTATGAATTAAAACAAAAGAGAAAATCGGAACATGGAGAACTGATCAAAAGACAAGGATCGAAAACATATTTGAAAATGAAAGAATAAACATTGAACCTAAAAAGTAGAATTTGAAGAGTCCGTAAACGGACTCAAACAAATTAATAGTAAATATCAGATCTTGTCCAGTTTGATAATTCCTGGCTTCTGTTTCTTCACGAATGGCTTGTTGATCTTGTCAGGCATCCAGTCAGGCTTGTTCTTTGGTGCCTTGACCATTTCTTTCCATCCAAGGAATACATGGACCTTCTTGGTGCCACGCTCTCGAAGCATTATCTTTTCTGGCTTGGACTTGGTACCCTTGCCCCTGTTAGCAACTTTGAGAGCTGCCTGCCGTGGCTGTTTACCGGTGAATACTCCATGCTCTTTACCCTTACTGTCTCGTAACACAAAATTTCTTGTTTCAGACATTTTATCACCTTACGTACCCGTTATTGGTTATATGTAGTTGTACTTATCGAATATATATAGTTTTCTTTTAATGTAGCCTTATGATAATGTTTCTGTAAATCAAGTTAATTTGACATTATTGCTGATACTGGAAAAGAATAAAATAACTAAGAGACAGATATCCGAGATCAAGAAATATATTTTAAAAATACAATTACTGCTATTAAAATGATGGAGTATAACAAAACATTTACATGTAATGAATATGTTTGTGTTTGGTATCAATCTAAAACCATAACTTAAACATAATTTATTTTAATTCTTTATTAGAGGTCATAAAAATGGAGCTTCCAGTTGCGCAATTTCCTGACGTACAAGCAAATAAACCAAATATACCCGTAAACCTGACACGTGTAGGTGTGACCGGAGTTAAAAAACTAGTTGAGATCAAACGTAAAGACAAAAGGCCGATCGTGCTTATTTCAACTTTTGAGATCTTCGTAGACCTGCCTTCAGACCGTAAAGGTGCAAACCTTTCACGTAATTTCGAGGCCATAGATGAAGTCCTTGAAAAAGCGATCAACATGCCGGTTTATGAAATAGAGGAACTTTGCAGCGATGTTGCAAAGAACCTGCTGGGAAGGCATGAATACGCCACCCGGTCCGAAGTACGCATGAAAAGTGAATATGTGGTCAAAAGGGAATCACCTTCCACAAAGATGCAGTGCCAGGAAGTTGTGGACATATTTGCAGAGGCCATTGCAACAAGACCAGGGGATGAAGACATCGACGTCAAGAAACTCATTGGTGCAGAAGTTGTCGGCATGACCGCCTGTCCATGTGCCCAGGAGATCATGAGGGATAACGCAAAGGCAGCACTGCGTGACCTTGGTGTTGACCTGGAGACCATTATTAATTTCCTGAACAAAGTGCCAATGGCAACCCACAACCAGAGAGGACGAGGCATAATCTCACTTGAAGTAAGTGGTGATGTCGAGGTATCACTGGACACAATTATCGAGATCATTGAAAACTCAATGAGCTCCAGTATTGTCGAGCTCCTGAAACGCGCAGATGAAGCAATGGTCGTGGAAAGAGCTCACAAGAACCCTAAGTTCGTTGAAGACTGTGTAAGAACAATGGCACAAAAGGTTGTCAGCGAATTCGGACATGTACCTGATGATGCTGTCGTCACTATCAAGCAGATAAACGAAGAAAGCATACACAGACATAATGCATTTGCCGAAAGGGTTGCGCTCCTCGGCGAACTAAGGGAAGAGATCGAAAATAACTAAGGAGAGATCAGAAAGTGGAAGAAGAGCCTTCAGCAGTTGATGCAAATGGTGCTCCGATAAGCATTGGAAGTAATGTAAGGTACATCAATACAGATACCATCGGAGAAATTATCGATATCAATACCGATGATGAAGGCACCTGGGCACTTCTTGATACTACCCAGCTTTATTACAGGGTGGACACCCTGCAGATCACAGACCGGAAGGCAAGTGCGGGTAAGGAATATACCATTTCCGAAGAAGATGTAAAAGAGCGCATCAAACAACAGGCAGAAGACGTACAGACCAGCACACTGGAAGAAGTGTTCCAGGCAACAGGAGGAGGTTAATACTCCCACCTCCAATAACCATTCTTTTTTTAATTAAATGTTAATTCAAATTATAGTATTGCTTAATTCTTAGCATTGATCTAATCCTGTCAGGCTGTTCTCAATCGCATTTCCCAAGCAATGTAAGGGATCTTATCCACTCACCCTTCGGCTCCCTGGAAGTGCCTACCACAAGTCTCTTGATATCACCAACCTGCTCAACAACGCCCTGTGCCTCAATTACCTCCCCTTCCAGAGCCTGTCCTGCATAGGTATGGGTGTATGAAAGAACATGGTCGATCTTATCGTGGTCTACCCTGTAAACAGAAGGATTATCGAACGCTAGCTCCGCATCCGTGACCTTTGCTTCGATCTTCATAGTCCCAACATCAACACCTCGTGGAAGTGGTCCTTCTATCTGGCCCCAGTCCCTAACGAACAGCAGGTCGAAATAAGTGCCTCCGACCATTCCCCTGTTCCCTTTGCGTTTCTCATGCAGAATGAATTCCTCATAAGAGATCTCAGGAATGCGCTTGTTGTAAATGCGATGCCACATCTGCTCATCAATGTCTTCGATAAAGCCATCCTCTTTCTTTGCAGCTGCAATTGCATCCCTTGCCTTGAACCATTCGTTACCATATACTACAAAATCGACATCTGATTGCTCATTTTGCAATCCCGGCAAAAATGAACCGGTAACTCCCATCTTTTCAAGAGGGATGTCGGCATCAAGCAATACATTTACAACAGCCTTTACCCTCTCATCCTGATTAACAAGTTCAGGAATAGGATCTGGTGGATGCAGGACCATCTTCACCTGGTCCTCGGGAACTATATGTACATCCTGCACCCACTCAGGCCTGTTCTCCTTCATAAAATCGAAAGCAACATCAAAATCATATTTTCGGTATTTGAGCCCATTCAGCTGGCGATCACCGGATTCATCAGGAACATACCTTAGTACACACCTCACACCATCAGGATGAAAATAATCAGCTACTGCAAATATCCAGTCGTCTTTTGTAATAATGAAATCTCTGATACGCGCTTCTATCATAGTGATCTACCCGTGATTATTTGAAACAATTCAACAGATGTAACTCAGGACTTATAATTTGCCCTCATAGAATATATCCTGATCAGGAAAGTTCCATGGAAAGGGCTATTTCATCACAATCCGGAAACTTGGGACATTTAATGCAGCCACTCCAGATCTTATGTGGAAGTGATGATTTATCCACACGACTGAACCCGTTCTTTTCAAAAAAGGCCGGAGCATAGGTCAATGTGAACACCGTTGTCACCCCAAGCTCACGAGCATCATCAAGACAGGAATCCAGTAGCCTGGTACCTACTCCTTTACCCCTGTATTCCGGAAGTATTGCAAAGGAGAGAACCTCAGCAAGGTCAACCCACAGGACCTGAAGTCCGCAGCAACCAACTACCTCTCCGCCCACCTCATAAACATAGAAATTGCGCACGGACTCGTAGAGTTCACTGACAGAGCGGGGCAGCATCTGATCCAGATCTGCATAATAATTGATAATACGTTTAATGCTATCAACGTCTTTAACAGTAGCTTTCCTGATCAAAATGCAAGCTCCTTTGTTTGTAAAAATGATGAAAGAATAATTGGCGGGCGTGAAGGGATTTGAACCCCTGATTTACAGCTTAGGAGGCTGCCGCCATATCCTGGCTAGGCCACACGCCCTCGCGACACTCCTGTAATGTCGATCATTCTTTTAAACTTATTGGTCAAAATACAATCCAAAAGAACCTTGTTAAGATTTGGAGAAACATATCAAGTTTTGAACAGATCGATGTAGAGAGATAAGTATTTCCAGTACTGGAAATTAACCAGTGGAAAAATCGACAAAATTATATATCATTATAATTATGAGGTGTTGTTGAATGGGACAAATTCAAACACAGGAGACAAATAAATGAAGATAGTACACGCACAAACGGTCCTTGCAGAAGAGCAACTAATGGAATTGAAGAAAAAATGCAATAGCTCATCTACAAAAGAAGCACTTACCATTGCTGTGGAGCACTATCTTGAATGTGAGTATACTGACATGAACGAAGACATGTGGGCTAAAAAGATGGAGAAGATCGTTCAGAAAAAGAAAGAACTGCAGAACTGAACATAAAACCACAACTCATTTTAACACATATTTTACTCGTTACATGAGATGCGTTTTCAGCAAATCATGTAACATTTTTTTAAGTCACATCATCAGGACTGTGATCCTAATGACCTTTTGTTAACCAACACTTTGAGCTTTTTAGCATTAAATTTTTATGAAGCATACATATTTTATCAAGATTATATTATTAGTTTGCTAAATTTTGATAATATGTACATAAGACATTTATACACGAAATATGTTTAAATATAGACAGTCTGATCGATTCATTGGAAGGACTGATAGATAAATGACATCATCGTACCTAATGACTTTTATAATGGCACCGATACTGATATGCCTTATAGCAGTAGCATATTACATCTTTGTTCCAAAAGATTTCAAACGTGATCATGAAACAAACTGGAGAAAGATGTTTTCTCTGAGAACATTACCATATTTGGTATCAGCCTGTTTTGTTTACCTTCTTGTAAAATCCCAGCTCGCATTTGTGATGTTTCTGGGCAAATTTCCGGAAACCAGTTATGCAAGCTACATGATACGGATAGAAGGAGATGCGGTCGCATATTTCCAGAACTTTGCAACGCCGTTGTTGACATATACCAGTGCTTTCGTTTACCTGATAGGATTTTCATTCCTGTTGATATTCACTTTCCTCTTGTTTATGTACACACAACAGCACGAATACCTGCAGGAATATACTATCGCTTTTGTATCCATATACCTTATAGCACTACCTTTTTACATCTACGTACCCGTACCGGTAACAGGTTTTACACTACCGAATGTCGTACCCCTGTTGTACAACATAAGTCCAATTATACTACAGGGTGTAATGATAGTGGACCCGTTCCTTGACAACTGTTTTCCCAGCCTTCATGCAGCATTGTCTGTTATGGCCATGCTAATGGTGCTTAGAACCGATTTCAAGAGGTTCAAGATCTTTGCAGTAGCACTTACAATTGCGATCCAGTTCACGATCCTCTATCTTGGAATACACTGGATCACTGACATGATCGGAGGGATCGTTCTTGCCCTGGGAACTTATTGTATTGCAACCCGATACAGGAAGAATATACTGAGAATACCGGAACTTATCTTTGCTACCTTTGAAAAAAGGACAGAACTCTTCGAGACCGTTAATTCGGTCCTTTTATCAAAAGGCCTCATCAAATGAGAAGATGAATACTGTCCTTTTGAAAAGAATAAATACTATTCAATAGAATATATGTTATGGTACTTGCATTTACTTTAGGATAAAATGGAGATAGTGGTTACCATGACAGAAAAATTGGGTTCGATCCTCGAAAACAGAGGACCTATCAAAAAAATAGGCGTACTTGGAATGGGATACGTAGGAATCCCTGCAGCTGCTCTTTTTGCAAACTCCGACAGTTTTGATCATGTTCTGGGATTCCAGAGAGATTCACAGAGTTCCGGTTACAAGATAGGTATGTTGAACAATGGGGAAAGCCCCCTCAAAGGGGAGGAACCTGGCCTGGAAGAACTGCTGAAAAAGGTCGTTGGCGAAGATAAGTTCGAATGCACACCGGACTTTTCAAGGATATCAGAACTTGATGCGGTAACCCTTGCAATACAAACACCATTCTCCGACCCCTCAAGTCTTCTTCCCGACTTCAGTGCACTCACTGAAGGCATACACAATGTGGGGAAGTATCTGAAAGAAGGCATGCTGGTAGTTCTGGAATCCACCATAACTCCTGGAACCACGGACACGCTTGCCCGACAGATCCTTGAAGAAGAATCCGGGCTTACCGCCGGTGAGGACTTTGCGCTTGCACACGCCCCTGAAAGGGTCATGGTGGGGCGCCTGCTGAAGAACATACAGGAGCACGACCGTATTGTGGGCGGTATCGATGAGGCCAGCACAAAGAGAGCAGTGGAACTTTACAGTCCGGTGCTCACAAAGGGAAAGATAATACCCATGACAGCAAGGGCCGCAGAAGTTACCAAGACCGCAGAGAACACCTTCAGGGACCTCCAGATAGCAGCCATCAACCAGCTGGCACTGTACTGTGAGGCCATGGGCATCAATGTCTACGATGTAAGAACAGGTATCGACAGCCTCAAAGGCGAAGGCATTACACGTGCAATATTATATCCGGGTGCCGGTGTGGGAGGACATTGCCTTACAAAGGACACGTATCATCTTGAAAGAGGAGTCACAACCAGTGGTGGAACACTTGACTATCCTGATGACATGGATTCCATATTCGTCCTTGCAAGAAAGGTGAATGATTTCATGCCAAAGCACATGTTCCACCTGACAAAAGAAGCACTCAAGCGCATCGACAGGGAAGTGAAAGGTTCAAAGGTCGCAATACTTGGATGGGCATTTATCAATGACTCCGATGATGCGCGCAACCCGCCTTCTGAGCCATATAGGGACCTTCTGGTGAACGAGGGAGCAAATGTAATGGTACATGACCCGCATGTGC encodes the following:
- the argB gene encoding acetylglutamate kinase: MTGKRENVLIEALPYIRDFYGSVMVIKVGGHAMVNPSVMSDIIQDVVLLRFVGIHPVIVHGGGPEITEKMERMGKKPEFVGGLRITDDETMEIARMVLVGNINTKIVSLIGKHGGKGVGLSGKDGKMIMAKKKATQKIMIEDVEHDVDLGWVGETEIINPELINIVTANDYIPVISPIAMDAEGNALNINADTVAGDLADALHAKKLILMTDVPGVLRDQSDTSSRISRISVDDVEPLIEEDVIGGGMIPKMRSAKASVLGGVERVHIIDGSVSHSVLLELFTDKGIGTMVYQDTE
- a CDS encoding non-histone chromosomal MC1 family protein codes for the protein MSETRNFVLRDSKGKEHGVFTGKQPRQAALKVANRGKGTKSKPEKIMLRERGTKKVHVFLGWKEMVKAPKNKPDWMPDKINKPFVKKQKPGIIKLDKI
- the mptA gene encoding GTP cyclohydrolase MptA, whose amino-acid sequence is MELPVAQFPDVQANKPNIPVNLTRVGVTGVKKLVEIKRKDKRPIVLISTFEIFVDLPSDRKGANLSRNFEAIDEVLEKAINMPVYEIEELCSDVAKNLLGRHEYATRSEVRMKSEYVVKRESPSTKMQCQEVVDIFAEAIATRPGDEDIDVKKLIGAEVVGMTACPCAQEIMRDNAKAALRDLGVDLETIINFLNKVPMATHNQRGRGIISLEVSGDVEVSLDTIIEIIENSMSSSIVELLKRADEAMVVERAHKNPKFVEDCVRTMAQKVVSEFGHVPDDAVVTIKQINEESIHRHNAFAERVALLGELREEIENN
- a CDS encoding DUF2098 domain-containing protein — encoded protein: MEEEPSAVDANGAPISIGSNVRYINTDTIGEIIDINTDDEGTWALLDTTQLYYRVDTLQITDRKASAGKEYTISEEDVKERIKQQAEDVQTSTLEEVFQATGGG
- a CDS encoding nucleotidyltransferase domain-containing protein: MIEARIRDFIITKDDWIFAVADYFHPDGVRCVLRYVPDESGDRQLNGLKYRKYDFDVAFDFMKENRPEWVQDVHIVPEDQVKMVLHPPDPIPELVNQDERVKAVVNVLLDADIPLEKMGVTGSFLPGLQNEQSDVDFVVYGNEWFKARDAIAAAKKEDGFIEDIDEQMWHRIYNKRIPEISYEEFILHEKRKGNRGMVGGTYFDLLFVRDWGQIEGPLPRGVDVGTMKIEAKVTDAELAFDNPSVYRVDHDKIDHVLSYTHTYAGQALEGEVIEAQGVVEQVGDIKRLVVGTSREPKGEWIRSLTLLGKCD
- a CDS encoding N-acetyltransferase, coding for MIRKATVKDVDSIKRIINYYADLDQMLPRSVSELYESVRNFYVYEVGGEVVGCCGLQVLWVDLAEVLSFAILPEYRGKGVGTRLLDSCLDDARELGVTTVFTLTYAPAFFEKNGFSRVDKSSLPHKIWSGCIKCPKFPDCDEIALSMELS
- a CDS encoding DUF5371 family protein: MKIVHAQTVLAEEQLMELKKKCNSSSTKEALTIAVEHYLECEYTDMNEDMWAKKMEKIVQKKKELQN
- a CDS encoding phosphatase PAP2 family protein; its protein translation is MTFIMAPILICLIAVAYYIFVPKDFKRDHETNWRKMFSLRTLPYLVSACFVYLLVKSQLAFVMFLGKFPETSYASYMIRIEGDAVAYFQNFATPLLTYTSAFVYLIGFSFLLIFTFLLFMYTQQHEYLQEYTIAFVSIYLIALPFYIYVPVPVTGFTLPNVVPLLYNISPIILQGVMIVDPFLDNCFPSLHAALSVMAMLMVLRTDFKRFKIFAVALTIAIQFTILYLGIHWITDMIGGIVLALGTYCIATRYRKNILRIPELIFATFEKRTELFETVNSVLLSKGLIK
- a CDS encoding nucleotide sugar dehydrogenase, whose translation is MTEKLGSILENRGPIKKIGVLGMGYVGIPAAALFANSDSFDHVLGFQRDSQSSGYKIGMLNNGESPLKGEEPGLEELLKKVVGEDKFECTPDFSRISELDAVTLAIQTPFSDPSSLLPDFSALTEGIHNVGKYLKEGMLVVLESTITPGTTDTLARQILEEESGLTAGEDFALAHAPERVMVGRLLKNIQEHDRIVGGIDEASTKRAVELYSPVLTKGKIIPMTARAAEVTKTAENTFRDLQIAAINQLALYCEAMGINVYDVRTGIDSLKGEGITRAILYPGAGVGGHCLTKDTYHLERGVTTSGGTLDYPDDMDSIFVLARKVNDFMPKHMFHLTKEALKRIDREVKGSKVAILGWAFINDSDDARNPPSEPYRDLLVNEGANVMVHDPHVLNYPRVEIMKDLDEVIKDADVVAILTGHSQYFELKPSQLKALTGKANTVIVDGRNVVDPDIYISNGFVYKGIGRGDKNEHTIV